The bacterium genome window below encodes:
- a CDS encoding virulence RhuM family protein, translating into MKNNHQKIVPSGGELIVYKTENGRVKIDVRLENETLWMTQSDMARLFQCSADNISLHLKNIYDEGELGRDSTTEDFSVVRLEGKRTVRRKMTFYNLDVVISVGYRVKSLIATRFRIWATERLKEYIVKGFTMDDERLKNPPAAGSGAPDYFDEMLERIRDIRASERRMYLRVREIFAMAADYEPTLPETTKFFSIIQNKLHYAATGMTAAEIVKSRADYQFPNMGLTNWNGDEVRKTDVTIAKNYLNEKEIDGLNRIVTMWLDFAEDQAKRRKQIFLKDWEQKLDEFLRFNDRKVLPSAGKVSKKEAEDYAKAEYEKFAVRRRKHKEALGEADYVKQLEEAAKKIPEKGRGRKK; encoded by the coding sequence ATGAAAAACAACCATCAGAAAATAGTTCCGTCCGGAGGAGAACTCATTGTCTATAAAACCGAAAATGGACGGGTGAAAATCGACGTACGTCTCGAAAACGAAACCCTTTGGATGACTCAATCCGACATGGCCAGGCTCTTTCAATGCTCAGCAGACAACATCTCCCTTCACCTGAAAAACATCTATGACGAAGGTGAGTTGGGCCGTGACTCAACTACCGAGGATTTCTCGGTAGTTCGTCTGGAAGGAAAAAGAACTGTCCGCCGGAAGATGACCTTTTACAACCTTGATGTGGTTATTTCCGTTGGTTACCGGGTAAAAAGCCTGATTGCCACCCGTTTCCGTATTTGGGCGACTGAACGGCTGAAAGAGTATATTGTCAAAGGCTTTACCATGGATGACGAACGACTGAAGAATCCGCCTGCGGCAGGTTCTGGTGCCCCGGACTACTTCGACGAGATGCTCGAACGCATACGCGACATCCGGGCCAGTGAACGCCGGATGTACCTGCGGGTCAGAGAGATTTTCGCCATGGCTGCCGATTATGAACCAACGCTTCCGGAAACTACAAAGTTTTTCAGCATTATACAGAATAAATTGCACTATGCTGCCACCGGAATGACTGCTGCGGAAATCGTCAAAAGCCGGGCGGATTATCAGTTTCCCAATATGGGATTGACCAACTGGAATGGTGATGAAGTACGCAAAACCGATGTAACTATAGCCAAGAACTATCTGAACGAGAAGGAAATAGACGGACTTAACCGGATCGTGACTATGTGGCTGGACTTTGCAGAGGATCAGGCAAAACGGCGCAAGCAAATCTTTCTCAAAGATTGGGAACAAAAACTGGATGAATTTCTCCGCTTCAACGATCGTAAGGTTCTGCCCAGTGCCGGAAAAGTCAGCAAAAAAGAAGCTGAGGACTACGCAAAGGCAGAATATGAAAAATTCGCTGTCCGCCGCAGAAAACACAAAGAAGCTCTGGGCGAAGCTGACTATGTGAAACAGCTTGAGGAGGCCGCGAAGAAGATTCCGGAAAAAGGTAGGGGGAGGAAGAAGTGA
- a CDS encoding restriction endonuclease subunit S, whose product MTKRNENRPGYKKTKVGWIPEEWGCVRIQDVAKVITVSTPSTKKSEYYGNKFLFVGPADLDNGKYVFDSAKKLSNDGFGVCRKIPVGSTLFTCIGSTIGKVAIAGKVLATNQQINAVFPRIRIQKNSFTMLFLNYLPE is encoded by the coding sequence GTGACCAAGCGCAACGAAAACAGGCCGGGGTATAAGAAGACCAAAGTCGGGTGGATTCCGGAGGAGTGGGGATGTGTCCGCATCCAGGATGTTGCAAAGGTTATTACAGTATCTACGCCGAGCACTAAAAAATCAGAATATTATGGTAATAAGTTTCTATTTGTTGGCCCGGCTGACTTGGATAACGGTAAATATGTTTTCGATTCGGCAAAAAAATTATCGAATGACGGTTTTGGTGTATGCAGAAAGATTCCTGTCGGAAGTACTCTTTTTACATGTATTGGCTCAACTATTGGAAAAGTAGCCATAGCCGGAAAGGTTTTAGCGACAAATCAACAGATTAATGCTGTATTCCCAAGAATAAGGATACAAAAGAATTCCTTTACTATGCTCTTCTTAAATTATCTCCCAGAATAA